From the genome of Ziziphus jujuba cultivar Dongzao chromosome 6, ASM3175591v1, one region includes:
- the LOC107435897 gene encoding disease resistance protein RPV1-like, which produces MASSSSSSSLSSVVSLQEKYDVFLSFRGEDTRKGFASYLYAALSAKQILTFMDDRELERGDEISPTLRKAIEESKISVIIFSENYATSTWCLNELVQILECKKTRGQAVMPIFYGIDPSVVRKQNGSYGVAFAQLENRYRMEKVNQWRAALPKASNLCGLDSKDFSPETKLVQRIVEDISLKLPKYLSLNHHIKGHLVGIERKIKKIESLLSIGSKDVRIIGIWGMGGIGKTTLASAVFQKLSNSQFEGFSFLSNVREEYERHGINHLRKTLLYELLNDKAILKMDTPFVTSPYILDKLHRKKVLLVLDDVDSSIHLDALVEGYDQLAPGSRIIVTTRNCQVLKKVAHNIYKVEGLSDIESLELFHLHAFGKNSLLMDDEVLLERVASYADGNPLALKVLGSFLNSRSKEEWESAINKLQKFPNKDILNVLRISYEGLDDEEIQNIFLDIACVFNQCFSRDHAERILGFHDSFVKIGISVLIDKCLIENNVFEAHNDLRVHDLLRQMGQTIVRDEHKEPGNRSRLWDAEDVGRILEKNKGTGMVEAIAFNMSEISRDVKITRSAFSKMCNLRVLKIYFDDIFDTKFKLYLSQGLDFSCSDTLRYFQWDLYPLKMLPSNFNPGNLVELILRGSHVQKLWSHEVQSLPVLRRMDLSYSKLLTEIPDLSHVAPNLESLNLEGCTSLVQVLPLLENLEKLSYLNLDGCSKLGDLKEISRSTWYWDLVKSGGIKNFLSNICQQKLRFLKSFTDNILSVSSPGAHICHKFPMNLTSLNLSGTPIDALPSSIGSLSGLVELDLYNCKELKSLPTSIYKLKSLETLDLSGCVKLEKFPEILEPSEHLKIESLSNKLCDLTNLECLWLEGCSYRLLC; this is translated from the exons atggcttcttcttcttcttcttcttctctttcttcggTAGTCTCCCTTCAAGAAAAATACGATGTGTTTCTCAGTTTCAGAGGCGAGGACACCCGCAAAGGATTTGCTAGCTATCTCTATGCAGCTTTATCTGCAAAGCAGATCTTAACTTTCATGGATGATCGTGAACTTGAGAGAGGCGATGAAATTTCACCCACGCTTCGCAAAGCTATCGAGGAGTCCAAGATTTCGGTGATCATTTTCTCGGAAAACTATGCTACATCTACATGGTGTTTGAATGAGCTGGTGCAAATacttgaatgcaaaaaaacgAGAGGGCAGGCTGTTATGCCGATCTTTTACGGTATAGATCCATCAGTTGTACGAAAACAGAATGGGAGTTATGGAGTTGCATTTGCTCAACTTGAAAACCGTTACAGAATGGAGAAGGTGAATCAATGGAGAGCTGCTTTACCTAAAGCGTCCAATCTATGTGGGTTGGATTCAAAGGATTTCAG TCCTGAAACCAAATTAGTTCAAAGAATTGTTGAAGATATCTCATTGAAGTTGCCTAAATATCTATCTCTAAATCATCATATCAAGGGGCATCTTGTtggaattgaaagaaaaatcaagaagATTGAATCATTACTATCCATTGGCTCAAAAGATGTTCGCATTATTGGTATTTGGGGCATGGGAGGTATTGGAAAAACCACCCTTGCTAGTGctgtatttcaaaaattatcaaattctcaGTTTGAaggtttctcttttctttcaaatGTGAGGGAAGAATATGAAAGACATGGAATAAATCATTTGAGAAAGACGCTTCTTTATGAGTTATTAAATGATAAAGCTATTCTAAAGATGGATACTCCATTTGTAACATCACCTTATATTCTTGATAAACTTCATCGTAAAAAGGTGCTTTTGGTTTTGGATGACGTGGATAGTTCGATCCACTTAGATGCTTTAGTTGAAGGATATGATCAACTTGCTCCAGGAAGTAGAATCATTGTTACAACTAGAAATTGTCAAGTGCTCAAGAAAGTTGCTCATAATATTTACAAGGTTGAGGGATTAAGTGACATTGAGTCTCTTGAGCTCTTCCATTTACATGCTTTTGGAAAAAATTCTCTTCTGATGGATGATGAAGTACTTTTAGAAAGGGTGGCAAGTTATGCAGATGGAAATCCATTAGCTCTTAAAGTCTTGGGTTCTTTCCTTAATTCCAGAAGCAAAGAAGAGTGGGAAAGTGCAATAAATAAACTACAAAAATTTCCAAACAAGGACATTTTAAATGTGTTGAGGATTAGTTATGAGGGACTAGATGATGAAGAAATCCAAAATATATTTCTTGACATTGCATGTGTATTTAATCAATGTTTTTCTAGAGATCATGCCGAAAGAATATTAGGTTTCCATGATTCATTTGTTAAAATAGGAATAAGTGTTCTTATTGACAAGtgtttaattgaaaataatgtaTTTGAAGCACACAATGATCTACGGGTGCATGATTTATTGCGCCAAATGGGCCAGACCATTGTTCGTGACGAACATAAAGAACCTGGTAACCGTAGTAGGTTATGGGATGCTGAAGATGTCGgtcgaattttggaaaaaaataag GGAACTGGAATGGTTGAAGCCATAGCATTCAATATGTCTGAAATTAGCAGAGATGTAAAAATTACTCGTTCAGCTTTCTCAAAGATGTGCAATCTACGAgttctcaaaatttattttgacgATATTTTTGACACCAAGTTCAAACTATACCTTTCTCAAGGTCTTGATTTTTCTTGTTCCGACACATTAAGATATTTTCAATGGGACTTATACCCTTTGAAAATGTTGCCATCAAATTTTAATCCTGGAAATCTTGTTGAACTGATACTACGTGGCAGCCATGTTCAAAAACTTTGGAGTCATGAAGTTCAG TCTCTTCCAGTGTTAAGAAGGATGGATCTTAGTTATTCCAAGCTCCTTACAGAAATACCAGATCTGTCTCATGTGGCTCCGAACCTGGAAAGTTTAAATCTTGAAGGTTGCACCAGTTTGGTTCAGGTTCTTCCATTACTTGAAAATCTTGAGAAGCTTAGTTATCTAAATTTGGATGGTTGCTCCAAACTTGGAGATTTGAAAGAGATATCAAGGAGCACATGGTATTGGGATCTAGTAAAGAGTGGAGGCATTAAGAATTTTCTGAGCAATATTTGTCAGCAGAAGTTGAGATTTCTCAAAAGTTTTACAGACAATATTTTGTCTGTCTCCTCACCTGGAGCCCACATTTGCCATAAGTTTCCGATGAATTTAACAAGTCTAAATTTGTCTGGGACACCAATAGATGCACTGCCGTCATCAATTGGGAGTCTCTCTGGTCTTGTTGAATTAGATTTGTATAATTGCAAAGAACTTAAAAGTCTTCCAACCAGCATTTACAAGCTGAAATCTCTTGAAACACTAGATTTGTCTGGTTGTGTAAAACTGGAAAAGTTTCCTGAAATCCTAGAGCCTTCAGAACACTTAAAAATTGAGTCTCTCTCAAACAAGTTGTGTGATTTAACGAACCTTGAGTGTTTGTGGCTCGAAGGTTGTTCATACCGCCTGCTTTGTTAA